A region from the Aegilops tauschii subsp. strangulata cultivar AL8/78 chromosome 5, Aet v6.0, whole genome shotgun sequence genome encodes:
- the LOC141022586 gene encoding uncharacterized protein yields the protein MGIDPSRIRPSNTTFKGVIIPYVEARFSGTLTLEVVFGSPDNFRNKDLIFDIVPFRIGYHALLGRTALARFNVVPHYTFLKLKMPGPKGVITVNGNTEHSARTEEDMAGLAAEVQTSIEGPKYQPTVKAREASKRARALSPFKESPYAQHK from the coding sequence ATGGGTATTGATCCGTCAAGGATTAGACCTAGTAACACCACCTTTAAGGGAGTAATAATCCCATACGTTGAAGCCCGCTTCTCGGGCACCCTCACCTTAGAAGTTGTGTTCGGCTCGCCGGACAACTTCCGCAACAAGGAcctgatcttcgacatcgtccctttccgcatCGGCTATCACGCACTCTTGGGCCGTACAGCGCTTGCTCGTTTCAACGTCGTCCCTCATTACACATTCCTGAAGCTAAAGATGCCCGGACCCAAGGGTGTCATCACAGTCAATGGCAACACGGAGCACTCAGCCCGAACTGAGGAGGACATGGCGGGTCTTGCAGCTGAAGTCCAAACCAGCATCGAGGGGCCGAAGTACCAGCCCACCGTCAAGGCAAGGGAGGCGAGTAAACGGGCCCGAGCCCTATCTCCATTCAAGGAGTCTCCCTACGCTCAACACAAATAG